One region of Pseudomonas glycinae genomic DNA includes:
- a CDS encoding nucleotide sugar dehydrogenase yields MRISIFGLGYVGAVCAGCLSARGHDVVGVDVAKDKIDMINAGKSPIVEPGLGELLAQGIQTGRLRGTTNFAEAIRDTDLSMICVGTPSKKNGDLELNYIEAVCREIGFVLREKSTRHTIVVRSTVLPGTVANVVIPILEDCSGKKAGVDFGVAVNPEFLRESTAIADYDQPPMTVIGELDKASGDVLQSLYEELDAPIIRKDIAVAEMIKYTCNVWHATKVTFANEIGNIAKAVGVDGREVMDVVCQDKTLNLSQYYMRPGFAFGGSCLPKDVRALTYRAGSLDVEAPLLNSLMRSNESQVQNAFDIVESHDKRKVALLGLSFKAGTDDLRESPLVELAEMLIGKGYDLSIYDSNVQYARVHGANKDYIESKIPHVSSLLNSDFDSVIDNSDVIILGNRDEKFRALAEEAPQGKQVIDLVGFMSKATSAGSRTEGICW; encoded by the coding sequence ATGCGCATCAGCATATTTGGTTTGGGTTACGTTGGCGCAGTATGTGCCGGTTGCCTGTCTGCTCGGGGTCACGACGTGGTGGGCGTCGATGTTGCCAAAGACAAGATCGACATGATCAACGCTGGCAAATCTCCCATTGTTGAACCGGGCCTGGGTGAGCTGTTGGCACAAGGTATCCAGACCGGCCGTCTGCGCGGTACAACCAACTTCGCCGAGGCGATTCGCGACACCGACCTGTCGATGATTTGCGTCGGTACGCCGAGCAAGAAGAACGGCGACCTGGAACTGAACTACATCGAAGCGGTGTGCCGCGAGATCGGTTTTGTCCTGCGTGAAAAGTCCACCCGTCACACCATCGTCGTGCGCAGCACCGTCCTGCCGGGCACCGTGGCAAACGTTGTCATCCCGATTCTCGAAGACTGCTCGGGCAAGAAAGCCGGCGTTGATTTCGGTGTTGCCGTGAACCCTGAGTTCCTGCGTGAATCCACCGCGATCGCCGACTACGACCAGCCACCGATGACCGTCATCGGCGAACTCGACAAGGCTTCGGGCGACGTTCTGCAGTCGCTGTACGAAGAACTCGACGCACCGATCATCCGCAAGGACATCGCCGTCGCCGAGATGATCAAGTACACCTGCAACGTCTGGCACGCCACCAAAGTGACCTTCGCCAACGAGATCGGCAACATCGCCAAAGCCGTGGGCGTCGATGGCCGCGAAGTGATGGACGTGGTCTGCCAGGACAAGACCCTCAACCTGTCCCAGTACTACATGCGCCCGGGCTTCGCCTTCGGCGGTTCGTGCCTGCCGAAAGATGTGCGCGCCCTGACCTACCGCGCCGGTTCCCTGGACGTCGAAGCGCCGCTGCTCAACTCGCTGATGCGCAGCAACGAATCGCAAGTGCAGAACGCCTTCGACATCGTTGAAAGCCACGACAAACGCAAAGTCGCCCTGCTCGGCCTGAGCTTCAAGGCCGGCACCGACGACCTGCGCGAAAGTCCGCTGGTGGAACTGGCCGAGATGCTGATCGGCAAGGGCTACGACCTGAGCATCTACGACAGCAACGTCCAGTACGCCCGTGTCCACGGCGCGAACAAGGACTACATCGAGTCGAAGATCCCGCACGTATCGTCCCTGCTCAATTCGGACTTCGATTCGGTGATCGACAACTCCGACGTGATCATCCTCGGCAACCGCGACGAGAAGTTCCGCGCCCTGGCCGAAGAAGCACCGCAGGGCAAGCAGGTGATCGACCTGGTGGGCTTCATGTCCAAGGCCACCAGCGCCGGTAGCCGCACTGAAGGCATCTGCTGGTAA
- the yaaA gene encoding peroxide stress protein YaaA yields MLMVISPAKTLDYETPPATQRFTQPQYLDHSQELIQQLRELSPAQISELMHVSDKIGGLNAARFGSWTPAFTPENAKQALLAFKGDVYTGLDAQSFSEADFDYAQQHLRMLSGLYGLLRPLDLMQPYRLEMGTKLANARGKDLYAFWGTRISEWLNEALADQGDDVLLNLASNEYFSAVKRTALNARIINTEFKDLKNGQYKIISFYAKKARGLMSRFVIQEKINDPALLKQFDVQGYRYSAEQSKPDNLVFLRDHAPE; encoded by the coding sequence ATGCTGATGGTGATTTCCCCCGCCAAGACCCTCGATTACGAAACACCGCCGGCGACCCAGCGCTTCACCCAGCCGCAATACCTCGACCATTCCCAGGAACTGATCCAGCAACTGCGCGAACTGAGCCCGGCGCAGATCAGCGAACTGATGCACGTGTCCGACAAGATCGGCGGTCTCAACGCCGCGCGTTTCGGCAGCTGGACACCGGCGTTCACGCCGGAAAACGCCAAACAGGCACTGCTGGCCTTCAAGGGCGACGTCTACACCGGGCTCGATGCCCAGTCGTTCAGCGAAGCCGATTTCGACTACGCGCAACAGCACCTGCGCATGCTCTCCGGCCTTTACGGCCTGCTGCGCCCGCTCGATCTGATGCAGCCGTATCGCCTGGAAATGGGCACCAAACTGGCCAACGCCCGTGGCAAGGACTTGTACGCCTTTTGGGGCACACGCATCAGTGAATGGCTGAACGAAGCGCTGGCCGATCAGGGCGACGACGTGCTGTTGAACCTGGCGTCCAACGAGTACTTCTCGGCGGTCAAACGCACAGCCTTGAATGCGCGGATCATCAACACCGAATTCAAGGACCTGAAGAACGGCCAGTACAAGATCATCAGCTTCTACGCCAAGAAGGCCCGGGGCCTGATGAGCCGCTTCGTGATCCAGGAAAAAATCAACGATCCGGCCCTGCTCAAGCAGTTCGATGTACAGGGTTATCGCTACAGCGCCGAGCAATCGAAACCGGATAATCTGGTGTTTCTACGCGATCACGCCCCCGAATAA
- a CDS encoding polysaccharide deacetylase family protein yields the protein MRIVLFFTAWLLSVGAVAAPGDIATLDRSTWPEKLDNPTLFDVASRAEILMFARGLLGTEALDEAALAQRLGLRTVNLDAINSLRERLWQRLLANYNFAQQSCDQDASFCFLVEDLPTLREQAAKFVVSDESYYTRWAEPSRIFHLQYLDELMRKAALSPQTSSELDHFGDYERNGDDMHDRLFLLSFDSAANLQPDNTDWLAEYLRKSNLSGTFFMLGKDVQARLADRSVSSLQAAFSQQCVGVQGWEFRSHSHWQDWQDSVRRSADLVRNKLPENYVPLFRPPEGQRRSDARSFFNSQGLQVALWDIDAQDGAGKLKGAPSAQRVLTLMLLWRHGVINFNMKQDPVKTALPWLITQTAQSGIGWEDCQDAFR from the coding sequence TTGCGCATTGTTCTTTTTTTCACCGCGTGGCTGTTGAGCGTCGGTGCCGTTGCGGCGCCGGGCGATATCGCGACGCTGGATCGCAGCACCTGGCCGGAAAAACTCGACAATCCGACCCTGTTCGACGTCGCCTCGCGGGCGGAAATCCTGATGTTCGCCCGCGGCCTGCTCGGCACCGAAGCGCTGGACGAAGCGGCGCTGGCCCAGCGTCTGGGGCTGCGCACGGTCAATCTGGACGCCATCAACAGCCTGCGCGAGCGCCTGTGGCAGCGTCTGCTCGCCAACTACAACTTTGCCCAGCAAAGCTGCGATCAGGATGCCTCGTTCTGCTTCCTCGTCGAAGACCTGCCGACCCTGCGCGAGCAGGCTGCCAAATTCGTGGTCAGCGACGAAAGCTATTACACCAGGTGGGCCGAACCGAGCCGGATCTTCCACCTGCAATACCTTGATGAGCTGATGCGCAAGGCTGCGCTGTCGCCGCAGACCAGCAGCGAACTCGATCATTTCGGAGACTACGAGCGTAACGGCGACGACATGCACGATCGCTTGTTTCTGCTGAGTTTCGACAGCGCCGCCAACCTGCAACCGGACAACACCGACTGGCTCGCCGAGTACCTGCGCAAGTCGAACCTGAGCGGCACCTTTTTCATGCTGGGCAAGGATGTTCAGGCGCGGCTGGCCGATCGTTCCGTCAGCAGTCTGCAAGCGGCGTTTTCGCAGCAGTGCGTCGGCGTGCAGGGCTGGGAGTTCCGCTCCCACAGCCACTGGCAGGACTGGCAGGATTCGGTGCGGCGCAGTGCCGATCTGGTCCGCAACAAGCTGCCGGAAAACTACGTGCCGCTGTTCCGTCCGCCGGAAGGCCAACGACGCAGCGATGCCCGTAGCTTCTTCAACAGTCAGGGCCTGCAAGTGGCGCTGTGGGACATCGATGCCCAGGACGGCGCCGGCAAGCTCAAGGGCGCTCCGAGCGCGCAGCGGGTGCTGACCCTGATGCTGTTGTGGCGGCACGGGGTGATCAATTTCAACATGAAACAGGATCCAGTGAAGACCGCGTTGCCGTGGCTGATCACACAAACCGCGCAAAGCGGTATCGGCTGGGAAGACTGTCAGGACGCGTTTCGCTGA
- a CDS encoding PhoH family protein, with amino-acid sequence MDDHGRSPSSNQPILYVLDTNVLIHDPNALLNFEEHHVAIPMTVLEELDKLKSGHHSVAAECRQAIRLIDKTLGDASPDDVEQGVPIQRGKGGPKGLLSILMSKQAESNLILPEHLNDNKIINQLIDLHTREPSKPVVLVTKDINMRLKARACGIDAEDYSTDQLVDDVSLLPNGYHNMTGSFWDRVSKVETRQDHGRTWHQVQLIDNLPAVHINEFIIDEQGFVGWIKEIEEDKLLILDLHQEPLLHQEAWGLKPRDIYQSLALYALLDPDIHLVNLSGAAGSGKTILALAAAIEQTMVSKRYRRIIATRSVQGLDQEIGFLPGTEAEKMEPWLGAITDNLEALHMDDENTHGSVDYILSKVPLQFKSLNYIRGRSFQQSLILIDECQNLTPHQMKTIITRAGAGSKVVCLGNLAQIDTPYLSATSSGLTYLTERFKDFPNGVHITLQGVPRSILAEYAESHL; translated from the coding sequence ATGGATGATCACGGACGTAGCCCTTCCTCCAACCAGCCAATCCTTTATGTACTCGATACCAACGTACTGATTCACGATCCGAACGCCCTGCTGAATTTCGAAGAACACCACGTCGCGATCCCGATGACCGTGCTTGAAGAGCTGGACAAGCTCAAGAGCGGGCATCACAGCGTGGCCGCCGAGTGCCGTCAGGCGATCCGGCTGATCGACAAGACCCTGGGCGATGCCTCACCCGATGACGTCGAACAGGGCGTGCCGATCCAGCGCGGCAAGGGCGGCCCGAAGGGCTTGCTGTCGATTCTGATGAGCAAACAGGCCGAATCGAACCTGATTCTGCCCGAGCATCTGAACGACAACAAAATCATCAACCAGCTGATCGACCTGCACACCCGCGAACCGAGCAAACCGGTGGTGCTGGTCACCAAAGACATCAACATGCGCCTCAAGGCGCGCGCCTGCGGGATCGACGCCGAGGACTACAGCACCGACCAACTGGTCGACGACGTGTCCCTGCTGCCCAACGGCTATCACAACATGACCGGCTCCTTCTGGGACCGCGTGAGCAAGGTCGAAACCCGTCAGGACCACGGCCGCACCTGGCATCAGGTCCAACTGATCGACAACCTGCCCGCCGTGCACATCAACGAGTTCATCATTGATGAGCAGGGCTTCGTCGGCTGGATCAAGGAGATCGAAGAAGACAAGCTGCTGATCCTCGACCTGCACCAGGAACCGCTGTTGCATCAGGAAGCCTGGGGCCTCAAGCCACGGGACATCTATCAGAGCCTGGCGCTGTACGCGCTGCTGGATCCGGACATTCACCTGGTCAACCTGTCCGGCGCCGCCGGCTCGGGTAAAACCATTCTGGCGCTGGCCGCTGCGATCGAGCAGACCATGGTCAGCAAGCGTTATCGCCGCATCATCGCTACCCGCAGCGTGCAGGGCCTGGACCAGGAAATCGGCTTCCTGCCCGGCACCGAAGCGGAAAAAATGGAGCCTTGGCTGGGCGCCATCACCGACAACCTCGAAGCCTTGCACATGGATGACGAAAACACCCATGGCAGCGTCGACTACATCCTCAGCAAAGTGCCGTTGCAGTTCAAATCGCTCAATTACATTCGCGGTCGCAGCTTCCAGCAGAGCCTGATCCTGATCGACGAATGCCAGAACCTCACGCCGCACCAGATGAAAACCATCATCACCCGGGCCGGCGCCGGTTCCAAAGTGGTGTGCCTGGGCAACCTGGCACAGATCGACACCCCTTACCTGTCCGCGACCAGCTCCGGGCTGACTTACCTGACCGAACGCTTCAAGGATTTCCCCAACGGGGTGCACATTACCCTGCAAGGGGTGCCTCGCTCGATCCTGGCCGAATACGCCGAATCGCATCTGTAA
- the moaC gene encoding cyclic pyranopterin monophosphate synthase MoaC: MLTHLDSQGRANMVDVTEKAVTFREATAQALVRMLPDTLQMIVSGGHPKGDVFAVARIAGIQAAKKTSDLIPLCHPLMLTGVKVELSAEGDDTVRIVARCKLSGQTGVEMEALTAASVAALTIYDMCKAVDRGMTIESVRLLEKVGGKSGHFQAEQP, translated from the coding sequence GTGCTGACTCATCTCGATTCCCAAGGTCGCGCCAACATGGTCGACGTCACCGAAAAAGCCGTGACGTTCCGTGAAGCGACGGCCCAAGCGCTGGTGCGCATGCTGCCCGATACCCTGCAGATGATCGTCAGCGGCGGCCATCCCAAGGGCGACGTGTTCGCCGTGGCGCGCATTGCCGGCATTCAGGCGGCGAAAAAAACCAGTGACCTGATTCCCCTGTGCCATCCGTTGATGCTGACCGGCGTCAAGGTCGAACTCAGCGCCGAAGGCGATGACACGGTACGCATCGTGGCTCGCTGCAAATTGTCCGGGCAGACCGGTGTCGAGATGGAAGCGCTGACCGCCGCCAGCGTCGCCGCGCTGACGATCTACGACATGTGCAAGGCCGTGGATCGCGGCATGACCATCGAAAGTGTGCGCCTGCTGGAGAAAGTCGGCGGCAAGAGCGGGCATTTCCAGGCGGAGCAGCCATGA
- a CDS encoding MoaD/ThiS family protein — translation MNLTVKFFARYREALGVDSVKVEGDFATVDDVRALLAQREGADVLSEQNLMCARNEDLCQLDEPVVDGDEVAFFPTVTGG, via the coding sequence ATGAACCTGACCGTGAAGTTTTTTGCCCGTTACCGTGAGGCGCTGGGCGTGGATTCGGTGAAGGTCGAGGGTGATTTCGCCACCGTCGATGATGTTCGTGCGTTGTTGGCTCAGCGTGAAGGCGCCGATGTGCTCAGCGAGCAGAACCTGATGTGCGCACGCAACGAAGACCTCTGCCAGCTCGACGAGCCGGTGGTGGACGGCGACGAAGTGGCGTTTTTCCCCACCGTGACCGGAGGCTGA
- the moaE gene encoding molybdopterin synthase catalytic subunit MoaE → MRIRVQSEPFDPGAEVNAMHAANVGVGAVVSFVGYVRDFNDGLDVAGMFLEHYPGMTEKALGKIALEAEQRWPLLKLEVLHRIGALEPGEPIVFVAAASAHRQAAFDACAFVMDYLKTRAPFWKKENTSDGPRWVEGRDSDHAAADRWKQ, encoded by the coding sequence ATGCGCATTCGGGTGCAGTCCGAACCGTTCGATCCTGGCGCTGAAGTCAACGCGATGCACGCGGCAAATGTCGGCGTCGGCGCGGTGGTGAGTTTTGTCGGCTACGTGCGCGACTTCAACGATGGCCTCGATGTCGCCGGGATGTTCCTCGAACACTATCCGGGAATGACCGAAAAGGCCCTCGGCAAGATCGCCTTGGAGGCCGAGCAGCGCTGGCCGCTGTTGAAGCTGGAAGTGCTGCACCGCATCGGCGCGCTGGAACCGGGCGAACCGATCGTGTTTGTCGCCGCTGCCAGTGCCCACCGCCAAGCGGCGTTTGACGCCTGCGCCTTCGTCATGGATTACCTGAAAACCCGCGCACCGTTCTGGAAGAAAGAGAACACCAGCGACGGCCCGCGCTGGGTCGAAGGTCGCGACAGCGATCATGCGGCGGCGGATCGCTGGAAGCAGTAG
- a CDS encoding ABC transporter substrate-binding protein — translation MKKFPLITGLALSLLACSSAFAAEKTLRIGIEAAYPPFASKTDKGEIVGFDYDIGNALCAQMQVKCVWVEGEFDGLIPSLKVKKIDMALSSMTINEDRKKSVDFTHKYYFTSSRLVMKEGASVDDQYASLKGKTVGVQRATTTDRYATEVFEPKGINVKRYGNNEEIYMDLAAGRLDAIFADTIPLNDFLSMPRGKGYAFVGPELKDPKYVGEGAGIAVRKGNTELVSQLNSAIDGIRASGEYQKISEKYFKSDIYGD, via the coding sequence ATGAAGAAATTCCCCCTCATTACCGGTCTGGCGCTGAGCCTGTTGGCGTGCAGCAGCGCGTTCGCCGCCGAGAAAACCCTGCGCATCGGTATCGAAGCGGCGTATCCGCCCTTCGCCTCGAAAACCGACAAGGGTGAAATCGTCGGTTTCGACTACGACATCGGCAATGCCCTGTGCGCGCAGATGCAGGTCAAGTGCGTGTGGGTCGAGGGCGAGTTCGACGGTCTGATTCCTTCCCTGAAAGTGAAGAAAATCGACATGGCGCTGTCGTCCATGACCATCAATGAAGACCGCAAGAAGTCGGTGGACTTCACCCACAAGTACTATTTCACCTCGTCGCGGCTGGTGATGAAGGAAGGCGCGAGCGTCGATGACCAGTACGCCAGCCTCAAGGGCAAAACCGTCGGCGTGCAGCGTGCGACCACCACCGACCGTTACGCCACCGAGGTGTTCGAGCCCAAGGGCATCAACGTCAAACGCTATGGCAACAACGAAGAAATCTACATGGACCTGGCGGCCGGTCGTCTCGACGCGATCTTCGCCGACACCATCCCGCTGAACGACTTCCTGTCGATGCCGCGCGGCAAGGGTTACGCCTTTGTCGGGCCTGAGCTGAAGGATCCGAAATACGTGGGCGAGGGCGCGGGGATTGCGGTGCGCAAGGGCAACACCGAGCTGGTCAGCCAGTTGAACAGCGCCATCGACGGCATTCGTGCCAGTGGCGAATATCAGAAGATTTCCGAGAAGTACTTCAAGTCGGACATCTACGGCGACTGA
- a CDS encoding helix-turn-helix transcriptional regulator — MTAPEQTPELHDAALDNYHAIADAIATLFFPHAEVVLHDLRTQKVDYIANNLSKRVIGDESSLEDMLSDDVSERNIGPYEKLNWDGQKIRSLSTVLRDSEGHPLAVLCINLNISLFENAKAALDLFLSPSKLIPQPDSLFRDDWQERINTFLHAWLRERQLSLNLLTRDHKRELVLALHAEGAFKGKSASNYVANVLNMGRATVYKHLKELKG, encoded by the coding sequence ATGACCGCCCCTGAACAAACGCCCGAGCTGCATGACGCTGCGCTGGACAACTACCACGCCATCGCCGATGCCATCGCCACGCTGTTCTTTCCCCACGCCGAAGTGGTGCTGCACGACCTGCGCACGCAGAAGGTCGACTACATCGCCAACAACCTGTCGAAACGGGTGATCGGCGATGAATCGTCGCTGGAAGACATGCTCAGCGACGACGTCAGCGAACGGAACATCGGCCCGTACGAAAAGCTCAACTGGGACGGCCAGAAGATTCGCAGCCTGAGCACCGTGCTGCGCGACAGCGAAGGTCATCCGCTGGCGGTGCTGTGCATCAACCTGAATATTTCGCTGTTCGAGAATGCCAAGGCTGCGCTGGACCTGTTCCTCTCGCCGAGCAAACTGATTCCGCAACCGGACTCGCTGTTTCGCGATGACTGGCAGGAGCGCATCAACACTTTCCTGCACGCCTGGCTACGCGAGCGGCAACTGAGCCTGAACCTGCTGACCCGCGATCACAAACGCGAACTGGTATTGGCGCTGCACGCCGAGGGGGCATTCAAGGGCAAGAGCGCCTCGAACTATGTGGCCAATGTGCTGAACATGGGGCGGGCGACGGTTTACAAGCATTTGAAGGAATTGAAGGGCTGA
- a CDS encoding NAD(P)/FAD-dependent oxidoreductase — MSHADFIIIGGGIAGASTGFWLSQHGKVVVLERESHPAYHSTGRSAALFTAAYGTPQVRALTQASREFFDHPPSGFCEHPLLTPRGEMTVDFAGDAAELNNQYLSAKATVPEMQLLSADEACARLPILRREKVHGAIYDPTASDIDTDALHQGYLRGIRRNNGQVQTDCEVIGLSRDADGIWQVQTNGQTFSAPIVINAAGAWADKIGALAGAKPLGLQPKRRAAFIFAGPEGVDIHHWPMLVSLDESFYMKPDAGMFLGSPANADPVEPHDVQPEELDIAMGIYQIEEATTLTIRRPTRTWAGLRSFVADGDLLSGFDPQVPGLFWVAAQGGYGIQTSPAMGMASAALVRGESLPEHLKQFGLSAAMLAPARLA, encoded by the coding sequence ATGAGTCATGCAGATTTCATCATCATCGGCGGCGGGATTGCCGGCGCCTCCACCGGTTTCTGGCTGTCGCAACACGGCAAAGTTGTGGTGCTGGAGCGCGAGTCGCACCCGGCTTATCACTCGACCGGGCGTTCGGCTGCGCTGTTCACCGCCGCATACGGCACTCCGCAGGTTCGGGCGCTGACCCAGGCCAGCCGTGAATTCTTCGACCATCCGCCCAGCGGCTTCTGCGAACACCCGCTGCTGACTCCACGCGGAGAAATGACTGTCGACTTCGCGGGTGACGCCGCCGAGCTGAACAATCAGTACCTCAGCGCCAAAGCCACGGTGCCGGAAATGCAGCTTCTCAGCGCGGATGAAGCCTGCGCGCGGCTGCCGATCCTGCGCCGGGAGAAAGTCCATGGCGCGATCTACGACCCGACCGCCAGCGACATCGATACCGATGCGCTGCATCAGGGCTATCTGCGCGGCATCCGTCGCAACAACGGCCAGGTGCAGACCGATTGCGAAGTGATCGGACTGAGCCGCGATGCCGACGGCATCTGGCAAGTGCAGACCAACGGCCAGACCTTCAGCGCCCCCATCGTAATCAACGCGGCAGGCGCCTGGGCCGACAAGATCGGTGCCCTGGCCGGCGCCAAGCCGCTGGGCCTGCAACCGAAACGTCGCGCGGCGTTCATCTTCGCCGGCCCCGAAGGCGTGGACATTCATCACTGGCCGATGCTGGTCAGCCTCGACGAATCCTTCTATATGAAGCCCGACGCCGGGATGTTCCTCGGCTCGCCGGCCAACGCCGACCCGGTCGAACCGCACGACGTGCAGCCGGAAGAACTGGACATCGCCATGGGCATTTACCAGATCGAGGAAGCGACGACCCTGACCATCCGCCGCCCGACTCGCACCTGGGCGGGCCTGCGCAGTTTCGTGGCTGACGGAGATTTGCTGTCCGGGTTCGATCCGCAGGTGCCGGGGCTGTTCTGGGTCGCGGCCCAGGGCGGTTACGGTATCCAGACCTCACCGGCGATGGGCATGGCCAGCGCGGCGCTGGTGCGTGGCGAATCGCTGCCCGAACACCTCAAGCAATTCGGCCTGAGCGCCGCCATGCTCGCCCCTGCCCGCCTGGCCTGA
- a CDS encoding ornithine cyclodeaminase family protein, whose translation MSSTPYVIDQTQARELLARIDVPQILRKLFRDLAAGHAVQPAQQWVEFPQGAGDFINYLGVLAKDGVYGVKTSPYIVREQGPLVTAWTLLMSMQTGQPLLLCDAGELTTARTAATTAVAVDALAPLDATRLAIIGSGKVAQAHLHYVKMLRDWQNISVYSPTLSEDPATARQLQALDPRVSIADSREAAIADADVIMLCTSSAGPVIDPATLSKPALITSISTNAPRAHEVPPQSLNDMQVFCDYRLTTPGSAGEMLIAGEQHGWDSSAIIGDLADLLSEKVRRPDYHRHVFFRSIGLGLEDIALANAVYQLQR comes from the coding sequence ATGTCCAGTACGCCTTACGTGATCGACCAAACCCAGGCCCGCGAGCTGTTGGCCCGGATCGATGTGCCGCAGATCCTGCGCAAGCTGTTCCGCGATCTGGCGGCCGGGCACGCAGTGCAACCGGCGCAGCAATGGGTGGAATTCCCCCAGGGCGCCGGAGACTTCATCAACTATCTGGGCGTGCTGGCGAAAGACGGCGTGTACGGGGTCAAGACATCGCCGTACATCGTTCGCGAACAAGGCCCGCTGGTGACGGCGTGGACGCTGCTGATGTCGATGCAGACCGGCCAGCCGCTGCTGCTCTGTGATGCCGGCGAACTGACCACTGCCCGTACCGCTGCGACCACGGCCGTGGCGGTCGATGCCCTCGCCCCGTTGGACGCCACGCGTCTGGCAATCATCGGCAGCGGCAAGGTCGCCCAGGCGCACCTGCATTACGTCAAGATGTTGCGCGACTGGCAGAACATCAGCGTGTACTCGCCGACCTTGAGCGAAGACCCGGCAACCGCCCGCCAGCTGCAAGCCCTCGATCCACGGGTGAGCATCGCCGACAGCCGCGAAGCCGCCATCGCCGACGCAGATGTGATCATGCTCTGCACCTCGTCCGCGGGCCCGGTGATCGACCCGGCAACCTTGAGCAAACCGGCGCTGATCACCTCGATCAGCACCAACGCACCGCGCGCCCATGAAGTGCCACCGCAAAGCCTCAACGACATGCAGGTGTTCTGCGACTATCGTCTGACCACCCCGGGCTCGGCCGGCGAGATGCTGATTGCCGGCGAACAGCATGGCTGGGACAGCAGCGCGATCATCGGTGACCTGGCGGATCTGCTCAGCGAAAAAGTGCGGCGCCCCGATTACCACCGTCACGTGTTTTTCCGCTCCATCGGTCTGGGCCTGGAAGACATCGCCCTGGCCAACGCCGTCTATCAATTGCAGCGCTGA